In one Terriglobia bacterium genomic region, the following are encoded:
- a CDS encoding prolyl oligopeptidase family serine peptidase, translating into MKTKLLALVSFCFLTYAQGRGFTVDQVLGFPSPDNLIASPVGSTIAWTFNERGVRNIFAASGPGFEAHHVTEYTQDDGLELTQLAFSHDGKAIVYVRGGDHGNTRGDQPPPNPAGLPVQPRIQIWSVPATGGTPRLIGDGDEPALAPDSDRVAFVRNHQVWIAALDGSKQPQQLFYARGNSGSLEWSPDGRTLAFVSNRTDHSFIGLYAPDQPVRFIAPSTSRDTQPVWSVDGRKIAFLRQPGNGGTPRSPLARVDTPWSVMVAAMPSANPENIPATPVVMSGESPIDPIVQNPGGIGIRWAADDTLVFMSYRDGFPHLYALQHPGANTPPRLLTRGSFMVEQFVLTPDRRSIVFTANTGPDPNDIDRRHLYALAIQGTPQHALTSGTGIEWSPVVTAGGRVAFLNSSAQRPPAPAVLPSTGGGNQINVAGNLLARDYPSSELATPELVSFRASDGVEAHGQLFKPAGGAARRPAVVYIHGGGPRQMLLGFHNRWEYANDYAANEYLASRGFIVLSVDYRLSVGYGQAFQFAENTGARGAEEYRDILAGGKYLQSRPDVDPNRIGVWGASLGGYLTALALGRNSDVFAAGVDVHGVEDRLPAVNTTTLAHAIVGDGITEADLKKALQVEFESSPIAAIKTWKSPVLLIHGDDDRTVEFHQTVDLKQRLVERGVKVEELVLPDDVHDALLWRNWKTSITAMAEFFERTLQPKSGN; encoded by the coding sequence ATGAAAACGAAACTCCTTGCCCTCGTGTCTTTCTGTTTTCTCACCTATGCCCAGGGCCGCGGATTTACCGTCGATCAAGTCCTCGGCTTCCCTTCGCCGGATAACCTGATCGCTTCACCAGTGGGTTCGACCATCGCGTGGACGTTCAATGAGCGAGGCGTCCGCAATATCTTCGCGGCGAGCGGTCCGGGATTTGAAGCACACCACGTGACGGAATACACGCAGGACGATGGCCTGGAACTGACGCAGCTGGCCTTCTCGCACGACGGTAAAGCGATCGTTTATGTGCGCGGCGGCGATCACGGAAACACGCGCGGAGACCAGCCGCCTCCGAATCCGGCCGGGCTGCCGGTGCAACCGCGGATCCAGATTTGGTCTGTTCCGGCAACAGGCGGCACACCCAGGCTCATCGGCGACGGAGACGAACCGGCCCTCGCGCCGGATTCGGACCGTGTCGCATTTGTTCGAAATCACCAGGTCTGGATCGCTGCTCTCGATGGATCGAAACAACCGCAGCAACTTTTCTATGCGCGCGGAAACAGCGGATCGCTCGAATGGTCGCCGGACGGGAGGACGCTGGCCTTCGTGTCGAACCGGACGGACCACAGCTTCATCGGGCTCTACGCGCCGGATCAGCCAGTCCGTTTCATCGCGCCGTCCACCTCGCGTGATACGCAACCCGTCTGGTCGGTGGACGGCAGAAAAATCGCATTCCTGCGCCAACCCGGAAACGGCGGGACGCCTCGCTCGCCGCTCGCGCGAGTGGATACACCCTGGAGCGTGATGGTCGCCGCTATGCCTTCAGCAAATCCGGAGAACATTCCGGCAACGCCCGTCGTCATGAGCGGCGAATCTCCTATCGATCCCATCGTGCAGAATCCCGGCGGGATCGGAATTCGTTGGGCCGCGGACGACACGCTCGTCTTCATGTCATATCGGGATGGATTTCCACACCTGTACGCCCTTCAACATCCCGGCGCAAACACCCCGCCGAGATTGCTGACCCGTGGCTCATTCATGGTTGAACAATTCGTACTGACGCCGGATCGCCGGTCGATTGTTTTTACCGCGAACACGGGCCCCGATCCGAACGACATCGACCGTCGTCATCTTTATGCGCTGGCGATCCAAGGGACGCCGCAACACGCGCTTACCAGCGGAACAGGAATCGAGTGGAGCCCGGTAGTCACCGCCGGCGGGCGGGTTGCATTCCTGAATTCGAGCGCGCAACGGCCGCCGGCGCCGGCGGTACTTCCGAGCACTGGCGGAGGAAACCAGATCAATGTAGCCGGCAACCTCTTGGCCAGGGACTATCCCAGCTCCGAACTCGCAACCCCGGAACTCGTCAGTTTCCGTGCCTCGGATGGAGTCGAAGCGCACGGCCAATTGTTCAAGCCGGCCGGCGGCGCGGCCCGGCGCCCTGCAGTCGTCTACATTCACGGCGGAGGCCCGCGCCAGATGTTGCTGGGATTCCATAATCGCTGGGAATATGCGAACGACTATGCAGCCAACGAATATCTGGCGAGCCGCGGCTTCATCGTCCTCTCGGTGGATTACCGCTTAAGCGTCGGGTACGGCCAGGCGTTTCAGTTTGCCGAGAACACGGGAGCGCGGGGCGCAGAGGAATACCGGGACATTCTGGCCGGAGGCAAGTATCTCCAATCGCGGCCAGACGTCGATCCGAATCGAATCGGCGTCTGGGGAGCCTCATTGGGCGGCTACCTCACGGCACTCGCTCTCGGACGCAACTCCGATGTTTTCGCCGCGGGCGTCGATGTGCACGGCGTCGAGGACCGGCTCCCTGCCGTGAACACCACAACGCTCGCTCATGCCATCGTCGGCGACGGCATCACCGAGGCGGATTTGAAAAAGGCGCTGCAGGTGGAATTCGAATCGTCCCCGATTGCGGCGATCAAGACCTGGAAGTCGCCGGTGCTGCTGATCCACGGTGAT